Genomic window (Oncorhynchus masou masou isolate Uvic2021 chromosome 9, UVic_Omas_1.1, whole genome shotgun sequence):
TTGCCTGCTGTGGAGTTTGAACATTTAGTGTTGACCAGAAAGGATCATTATCTGTTGGTATTTGGCaggtctatgtactgtagctCTATGAGACTAGTGTTTAACTCAACAATGGCCTTTGTCATACTCACTAGAACCAGGGATGCAAAGCTCCCTACAATCCTTTGTAGAACCAGGTCCAGACCTGACTCAGCTGGAACACAACAGAGCCATGGATGATTCTGAGTTCTGCATGAAGAGTTCTATACCCTGCATCCCAAtggtaccctatttcctacatagtgctcttgtcaaaagtaatgcactataaagggaatagggtgtaatttgggacacacCCTGTGTTAGTTGTTCAGACAGGACATACATATTACtcgaaaatattcctattcatgaaatcacaagtggaatatattgaaacacagcttagccttttgttaatcaccctgtcatctcagattttgaaaatatgctttacagccaaagctagacaagcatttgtgtaagtttatcgatagcctagtatagcattatgtccagctagcagtaggcaacttggtcacaaaaatcagaaaagcaatcaaattaaatcgtttacctttgatgagcttcggatgttttcactcacgaggctcccagttagatagcaaatgttccttttttccaaaaagattattgtTGTTggcaaaatagctccgtttgttcttcacgtttggctgagaattgTGGTCACgaaaacgccgaaaaatattccaaattagctccataatatcgacagaaacatggcaaacgttgtttataatcaatcctcaaggtgtttttcaaatatctattcgataatatatccaccgggacaattggtttttcagtaggagcaagaggaaaaatggctacctctgtattttacgcaagaatcaccctgagagccatcaggtgaccacttgcgcaatgtagccgtttacgggtattcttcaacataaaggcgtaaaaccacatcacaatgctgtagacaccttggggaatacgtagtaAAAGTattctggttgatagcccattcactgctcaatagggacgcattgtaatgcagagctttcaaaacatgagtcacttccggattggatttttctcaggctttcgcctgcaatatcacttctgttatactcacagacaatatttttacagttttggaaactttagagtgttttctatcctaagttgttatttatatgcatattctagcatcttatCCTGTCAAAATATccggtttactttgggaacgttatttttccaaaagtgaaaatactgccccctagtcacaggTTAAGTTTTGTTTAAGATTTATGGTACTTATTTTATATTTACATTGTGTAAGGTATCTGTCCATGTAGTGAAAATATGGTTTGTATGAGGAATCAGTCTATATTCTGCAGGTGCTAGTTTACATTAACAACACAGAGTTCTGGGTAAATTGTAACTATTTAGCTCACCGTATGGTTCACAACAGtgtgtatgtgtcccaaatggcattctattccatATATAGGGCCCTAGTATAAAAAAATCAAGGCTCTGGGTATAAGTAATGCActgtttagggaatagggtgccatttaggatgcacagTATTCCCAGTCTGTCTGGGTGatattactacagtattactaaAACAGCTGTGTTGCTCTACTGCCTGGACAGAAGACACGATGACAGTGGGGCTACTGTCAGAGATGCCATTAGTCTAGTTTTCTttgcctcgcctctcctcttgcACCCCGAATGAGGGCCAGGATTAAATCGGAAACCATAATGTAGTGTGCTAGACATTTAAAGGGAATTTCCAATGCAGCTGACACCTGCAGTAGTTACCTTGAATACAATCTCCATGCTGAGGTATCGTTGCCTTTAAAAGCTGCATTGTTGCCTCCAGAGTGGCACagccagcggtctaaggcattgcatcgcagtgctagaggcgtcactacagacccgatTTCGAACCCAGGCTCTGTTGcaaccggccgcgactgggagacccatttgccccagcatcgtccgggttaggggagggtttggccacccgggatgtccttgtcccatcgtacTCTACCGCCTCCTTGTGGCGTGCCAGGCGCATGCCCgttgacttcggtcgccagccatacagtgtttcctccgacacattggtgcggctggtttccaggttaagtgagcagtggGTCAACactgtgtttcggaggatgcatggctctcgaccttcgcctctccgagTCTACGgcagttgcagcaatgggacaagactgtaactaccaattggattccacgaaaaaggggtaaaaagtacaaAAAAAAAGCTGCATTGTAGATTAGAACCCTCAGACCTAGATTGAATCTTGGCTGAGGTGTCTGTTTTTATAAAAACAATAAAGATGATTGGATGCAGACTGTGgccaatgtttttttttcaactggAGTAACAGAAGTAGCGTTATACTGTGGACATGGAATCAAATGGGTTAATCAATGAATACAACCAACTCAATTCTTTAAAGATTTTTAATATCAGGTAATACTATTTACAGTCAGAAAATAGTAACATAACATAGAGAAGGCTCATATACATTAAAACAAAACGGTTGTCCTGTTATACAGAAAACAACCAGAAATACTATGTACCCTTTAGCTATTTAACAACAATTACATTCGGAGTGTTTGATACCTTTGAATCATTGTTGGGACCAAATATAGGTTTTGATTCCTGATGGCATGGTATTTGTATAGCCTAGCGGTCTCTAATGCAAGCAAGGCAGAGTGCAATTCCACCAATGGCAGAAGATCATTATTTTACTCTCTGGTCATCAGGATATCAACTGCTCTGTTGTTAGTTGGTTTACTGTGAACATACAGATTGTCAACATGTATTTTCTGTCTTGGAGAGTTTTAGAATGGCTTGTGAGAATGTATTGGGGCAGTTCCAGAATGCCCTGGGATAGTTCTAGAATGTCTTGTGAGGGTTCCAGAATCTCTTGGAGAGTTCTAGAATGTTTCAGATAATAACAAAAGTTTTGTAGAAGCCCATaaaatctctctcttctcctctgtatGGCTGGCCAGTGGCTTGTGGACATTGTGTCTCCCTATCAACACTGTCCACAGGCCACCAACCAACCTGGCCTGTGGACATTGTGTCTCCTATGGCACGTAGATCTCCTGTCTCCTGCTCAACACTGTCCACAGAGCCattaccaaccaaccaacccacaGACTAACACCTGAAACCAGCAACTTTCCACACAACACCTGAAAGTCATACACAGCTTCTACAATCTCAAAATAAACAATTAAGATTTTGGAGTAGATCTCATGATAGATATGTGTGTTAGCAGAAGCAGATGCTGTATTCACTGCCATGCTAAAACCCTAGGCTATTGCTTGGTCATACATTCAAATATACATAGCAACTCCTGATCATGAAAACCTTATCAAACTAAAACCacagtacagtcagtgttcacctgcatccactcactcacacagaaaATATAGACCctatttaatacatttaataCATTCCTCTAATGCAGCTGATGTCTTAACAGTTATGAGAATAAAAAcaacatactgaacaaaaatataaacgcaacatggaacaatttcaaagattttactgagttacagttcatataaggaaatcattcaagtgaaataaatgaattagggaataatctatggatttcatatgactgtgcaggggtgcagccatgggtgggccttggagggcataggcccacccacttggtagCCAGGCCCAGTCAATCAGAATGAGTTATTACAGACAAACACTCCTCACCACCCCTCACTCCAAACCCATCTCAGATGATCTCGccggtgaagaagccagatgtggagatcctgggctgacgtggtttCACATGGTCTGCAGACCACGTGCGTTTATGGTAGAAAAATGTACATTCAATtttctggtggatattcctgcagtcagcatgccaattgcacgctccctcaaaacttgagacatatgtggcattgtgttgtgtgacaaaactgcacattttaaagtggccttttattgtccgcagcacaaggtgcacctcaagaagctgttaaatcagcttcttgatatgccacacctgtcaggtggatggattatcttggtaagtgaggaaatgctcactaacagggatgaaataagctttttgtgcaatTAGAACATTTCagtgatttttttatttcagctcatgaaatatgggactaacactttaaatgttgcgtttatattttttgttcagtgtatatttcaTATTTCAGCAATTCAGTTCTGCAGTTCCAGTGGTCACCAGAGGGGGTGTGAATGAGCTGGTCAAGTGAGGACAAAGGAACAACAGTCTTAATCAGGATTATCAAAATACTGGCTTATCTTTCACATTACATCAGCCTCTTCCTCTTTTTACACATTCAGTTCATCCTCTTCTCTTGTTTTCCTTCCCATTTCCCTATGCTCATTCTTGTGCGGTCACACGTTGTGTGTGCGTGACTGGGTGAATGTGTGTTACTCCTCTGTGATGGTGTGGAGGGTACTGGGGGTCCGTAGTTCCGTTCGGACATTCCCACTGGAGATGGACCAGACGTCGCTAAGCTCTGCTGGGcaaaggttaagggttagaggtcaggggtgtGGTAGTTGGAGTTCAGGTGAGGGGTTGGTGCAGGGTTCATGTGTGGGTTGAAGTCCAAAGATTTGGGGTTTGGGAATGGTTCATGGGAGGTTCATTGGTTAATGAGTTGAGTTCATGGGTTGAGgtccagagggagagagatgagggctCTAGTAGGAGACTCTGAGTGGAAGGGATTCCATCGACCCCACCCTGACTCCACAGGATCTGAGGTACAGACGGAACACAGAATAATGTATGGTTCACCGGTATTCTGAGTAAAAGCTCAAATCATCCCCGAGGTGCACGGATGTACACTGCATTAAAAATGCACTAACATACTGCCTCTGATGAAACAGGCTTTTTAATATTATGAGTCCAATAAACTTGAGGGTTAGAACACCACTGGCATTGAGCAGAGATTCTTTCagaatttgatttgaatgtaagAAACTACCAGCTATTCCAGCTCATAGACTGTACAGTTTATGCAAGAGATTAAAATGTTGGTGCGCCTGTGTGTTCCACACAAGTAGAAGATTAATCCAGTGGGAGAGGGCCATAGTGATGTACAGTATGACATTGTTGTTGTCCTTACCAGTCCTGAACTTGCTATAAGGCCCGGTCTCGTGTGTCTGTCGACTGCCTGACCAGAAGTGTAGGCCTCGCTCACGCCACCTGTAGGACAgggaggggacacacacacacacacacacagagactttcACCTTACAGACATACCTTTATCTAACTAACCCATTATATTTTGTAATCGCCTCAGTCACACCCTTTTGACATGTATGCAGAAACGTGTGAACTCACCAGTGGAATATGAAGACACAGACGATAAGAACAGCAGAGACCAGGTCAGTCAGAACCCATATAACACTATACTGCTCTGGAGTCTGTAGGGAAACACGTGAAGacattagtgtgtgtttgtggtttgTGTTTATCACCATATGGAGaagcgatgtgtgtgtgtgtgtgtgtgtgtgtgtgtgtgtgtgtgtgtgtgtgtgtgtgtgtgtgtgtgtgtgtgtgtgtgtgtgtgtgtgtgtgtgtgtgtgtgtgtgtgtgtgtgtgtgtgtgtctgacgaaTAGCGATATGTGTGTATCACCATAAggagtaaatgtgtgtgtgtcacaggaggctgctgaagggaggacggctcataataatggctggaatggaataaatggaatggcatcaatgAGTTGGATGCCTGTCCTCCActtcctgtggtgtgtgtgtgtgtctcaccacaaggagcagcggtgtgtgtgtgtgtctcaccacaaggagcagcggtgtgtgtgtgtgtctcaccacaaggagcagcggtgtgtgtgtgtgtctcaccacaaggagcagcggtgtgtgtgtgtgtgtgtctcaccacaaGGAgcagcgttgtgtgtgtgtgtctcaccacaaggagcagcggtgtgtgtgtgtctcaccacaaGGAGCagcggtgtgcgtgtgtgtctcacCACAAGGAGCAGCGGTGTGTGTATATCTTTCAGCAGCATGTTGTTGGTGGTCACAGAGGATGCTCCACTGCACCAGGCCAGAGAGTAGAGCCACGGCTGGTTCACTACATACAGGTTCACACTGATGTTCACCGACCTGTACTTACTGAAACACGCACAAAacccacatacatacatagtGTGTGAGCAGAGAGACATTTTCTAGTAcatcatgtgtgtgtgggtgtgtacctGACGTGTTGCAGAGACATGGTGCTGTAATGCAGGTTGAGGGTAGTGATGTGGTTGTCCTGTAGTTCCTGAATAGAGGCAGTCTGTCCGGCTGTCTGTTGCAGCTCTGGATCCACCtgctgtatctcctctctctgatcTGATGGCAGCCACatcacctatacacacacacacacacacacacacacacacacacacacacacacacacacacacacacacacacacacacacacacacacacacacacacacacacacacacacacacacacacacacacacacacacagtattaaaaAAGGCTGCACCTTATAAGAGCGGGGAGACACCATTGAATGGCAGCAGGCCTTTCTAACATGGTCCTTTGAGTCAAAGGTAGGAACTACCAAGGTGACCCTCCCAGCCACACACGTGCCTGGCTGGAGTTGATGTGTTTGTGTATGAGGTCTAGGGTGATGTTGAGGTAGTTGTCTCTGTAAGGGTGTCCAGGAGGAGGTTGTCTCAGGTCAAACAGCACTGTCCTGCCAGCCCGATTCGCTATGTCCAGAACTTCATCCAGGGAGGGAACCATCTGATTGGCAGCTAGCTCTCGCTGCTCTGGTGACAGAGAGAACACTGTGCCAAACGGATCCCACTGGGAAGggcgtggagagagagagagagagtgatggttAAAAAAGGGTCTTTAATACAGTTACTAACTAACCCATGATGCTAAAGtcagctactgtgtgtgtgtccttacagagaggaaccaggccccAGCGTTGAGCTGCTTTACATCAGACCAGGTGAATAgggcagcaggtgtgtgtgttctgttaggAAACACCTCCTCTACGTTAGTGGTCCTCTGCAAGGTGAGGTCATGCATCACAAACGGAACGCCATCAGcactaggagagagggaggggaggggagagaggggggagattaTTGTCCTGGCGTTCACATGGTCAAGACAAACATGTGGCAGGTCTCAGGTGAAGCTACACTGGGTATGCTAGCTATAGTCCTGCTACcaggcctgggttcaaatactatttgaaatctttcaaatactttgagcgtttgctttagcctgcctggagtgcctgATGGGCAAAGTTTGCAGTTTTTcaactattctattggttccattagaCCAGGCAAACTCCATTACACCCTggccccttctctttctctcaagCCCAGCTAAAGTATCTGATATTATTAGAAATAGTACTTGAACCCAGGGCTGCATGCTACATGCTAATGCTAAAAGCCACATAGAGAACAGCCAGCGCCAGGCTAGCAGGCCTGGACAGGAGTATTAACCGCTAACTGGATTAGCTAGGATGCAATCACATTAACTGGGAGGAGTGGAAGGATGCTAACGCTAATGTCTGATCTCTAGGATTATTACAAGGctagccaggacaggacagggcaggacaggggtCAAGGCTAGCCAGGACACAGGGCTATTACAGGGATCAGAAGGGGACAGACAGATAAGACAAGATAGACAGACAAACGGACAAACAATccaagacagacaagacagacagactgacagtgtGGTGTGTACCTTATAGTGACGTCAGTCTCAAACCCGTCCACTCCAGCCTCCACTGCGCTCTCAAAAGACATTAGAGTATTCTCTGGGGCAAGCTGTTAGAGGTCAGACATGCatgagaacaaacacacacacacacacacacacacacactgtatattgtATGTCGTAGATAGTGATTTTATtgatatatatttataatattgATAATGATGTTATTGAAAGATAGTGATAATATTGATAATGAAGTTATTGATAGATATTGATAATATTGATAATGATGTTATTGATAGATAGTTATAATATTTATAATGATGTTGTtgatatatataatatttatattgaAGTTATTGATAGATAGTTATAATAGTGATAATGATGATATTGATAGATATAATATTGATAATGAAGTTATTGATAGATAGGGATCATGTTGATAATGTGACTGGTTGTGCCTCTGTGTCATTTTACTGTTTACTGCAAGTGGTACTACTGATATATAGGGATAATATTGATCTTGATAATGTATGATAGTGTGATTGGTCATACCATGCTGCTCTGGGTGCTACTGAATCATTGAGTAGTATGAAGCTGTaatgatagatatatgataggttGGTCCTACCATGGGAGCTCCTCTGTGTCCGAGGAGTGTTGGTTTTGGCCACAGGGTTCCAGCTTCTCTGATGCAGGGAGAATACATGGCCAGAGGAACCAGGTACAGACTGAACAATGCACTCATGTACACACCCAACAGACACACTTGATGCacttgagagagacagagagagagaatatatttcAAAACAACCTCATACTGGAACAAGTCTAGCAGGTCCAGTGTTCTAATTCTAGAGTTATACAAGTCTTAATGATGAAATCAGAgcttaaaggggaaatctgtgaTTGCTATATCCATATATTTTTTACCCACTGATTGCTTGAAgaatttataaatgcctcatgaatTTATAAACACTTGGTCTATGAATGTaatgagagtggttacatttctcctgcCCCATCCTTTAGATGTTTACCAAAATAGGTGGCGGGTAGGTGCTTTGTTATTGtgtgaactgcagattgcccctttaatcaGATTACTGTACACCTGACAGggctctaggtgtgtgtgtgtgtgtcattatccTCCACAGAGAGGCCAGACATGAGTCAGCTAGTGCACCTACAGCTTCACGTCACCACGACGACTCAGAACAGTGACCATGGAGATgacagagaaacaagagagagcgagaggtggaaggacaaagagacagagagagggtgaaggacaGTGTGCGTAACGCCAGTGTCTATGCAGGCTTTTATAACTCTGAAAAGGTCCCACTCAGTCTCAGTCAATAGAGGTTGCCTTCCTCTGCTCAGACGTTGCATACATCAATCAATGGTTGCATGCACATCATTGACCATGCAGTTGGGCACTAGGTTGCtataacatactgtacatgtagaTGTGATTAGCTGATACGTACAATACCTGTCCAGGCTTTGAAACACGACCAGAACCTGGACTTATTTTACAGCAGCCAATTGGAGCACTTACCTCTCTTGTTCATACGAAAAAAGTGCAGCGCAATTGGCCAGGACAGGAGAGTCATCAATAAAACCCCGCCTACCTGAAGAAAGGGGGCTGTGACCTAGCCAAtcaggagggggatagagaaagggagggagagaaaggttcATATCACAATGCAGACAACTGAACATACACATTTCACATTGTTGCTTTGGGTTGCTTGATGTGATTGGTCTGTGACAGCTAGACTGGCCAACCTGCAGGGAGAGTAGAAGGGTCTTCCACTCTTTACTCCACACCTCAGAGAGAACGGCCGTGGCACTGACAGAGAACGCCATGGTCACCACGATCCCCATCTAACACGGAAAAATAACAAAGGACTAATCAACATGGGCCATCCTGATCAGTCTGTGCTGCTTCACAGATGTTGAATGTGTGCTGTACTACATGGATGATAGGAGATACCTTGTGACTCCAGTGAAGGTACAACCTCTGTCCCTCAGACAGTAAACACACTGCTAGTACCTGCAAGACAACAACAGAGATACGTAGATTAAcagagcagcagtagtactgttgtatagtaatgtagtagtactgaAGAGAGAAGGGGTAGTACAGGTttatagtaatgtagtagtactgaAGAGAGCAGGAGTAGTACTGTTGTATAGTAATGTTGTAGTATTGAAGAGAGCAGCAGTAGTACAGTtgtatagtaatgtagtagtattgAAGAGAGCAGGAGTAGTACTGTTGTATAGTAATATAGTAGCACTGAagagagcagcagtagtagtatagaGATAGTACTATAGTTGTCACTAGCAACAgcaatagtagtaataatattaTAGCAATAGTAGTAATAAAAGTATAGTAGTATTACTAGTTCTCACCAGTAGCAGAGAGGTGTAGGTTAaatgagcagcagtagtagtatagtagtagtaatagtacagTAATATCAGTAGTATAAGTATAGCAGTATTttcagtagtagtactagttcTCACCAGCAGCAGAGAGATGTAGGTGAacagagcagcagcaacaaccAGCAGCACCAGAGACCAGGGGAACCAGAATCCCAGAGTCTCAAATTTAAACCTGCAATGCAAACATATAAACTCAATCCAAATAACTTTCCAGatatttcccatgcttgttcaatgaacgaTAAACAATTaacgaacatgcacctgtggtttgtccgttaagacactaacagcataCAGGCGGtaggtaattaaggtcacagttatgaaaacttaggacactaaagaggcctttctactgactctgaaaaacactaaaagaaagattcccagggtccctgctcatctgcgtgaacatgccttaggcatgctgctaggaggcatgaggactgcagatgtggcctgaTCGTCCtggcagtggcagaccatgtgtaacaacacctgcacaggatcagtacatccgaacatcacacctgtaggacaggtacaggatggcaacaactgccagagttacaccaggaacgcacaatccctccatcagtgctcagaatgTCTGCAGTAGGCTGAGACAGGCTGGACTGAGGGATTGTAGGCCtgctgtaaggcaggtcctcaccagacatcaccggcaacaacgttgcctatgggcaaaacccaccgtcgctggaccagacaggactagcaaaaagtgctcttcactgacgagtcgtggttttgtctcaccaggggtgatggtcggatttgtgtttatcgttgaaggaatgagcattacaccgaggactgtactctggagcgggatcaatttggaggtggagggtccgtcatggtctggggcggtgtgtcacagcatcatcaaactgatcttgttgttgttgcaggcaatctcaacactgtgcgttacagggaagacatcctcctccctcatgtggtacccttcctgcaggcccaTCCtggcatgaccctccagcatgacaatgccaccagccatactgctcattctgtgcgtgatttcctgcaagacaggaatgtcagtgttctgctatggccagcgaagagcttggatctcaatcccattgagtacgtctgggacctgttgcatcgtagggtgagggctagagccattccccccagaaatgtccaggaacttgcaggtgccttggtggaagagtgaggtaacatctcacagcaagaactggcaaatctggtgcagtcaatgaggaggagatgcactgcagtgcttaatgcagctggtggccacaccagatactgactgttac
Coding sequences:
- the LOC135546365 gene encoding glycerophosphodiester phosphodiesterase domain-containing protein 5-like isoform X2 is translated as MGIVVTMAFSVSATAVLSEVWSKEWKTLLLSLQVTAPFLQVGGVLLMTLLSWPIALHFFRMNKRVHQVCLLGVYMSALFSLYLVPLAMYSPCIREAGTLWPKPTLLGHRGAPMLAPENTLMSFESAVEAGVDGFETDVTISADGVPFVMHDLTLQRTTNVEEVFPNRTHTPAALFTWSDVKQLNAGAWFLSWDPFGTVFSLSPEQRELAANQMVPSLDEVLDIANRAGRTVLFDLRQPPPGHPYRDNYLNITLDLIHKHINSSQVMWLPSDQREEIQQVDPELQQTAGQTASIQELQDNHITTLNLHYSTMSLQHVSKYRSVNISVNLYVVNQPWLYSLAWCSGASSVTTNNMLLKDIHTPLLLVTPEQYSVIWVLTDLVSAVLIVCVFIFHWWRERGLHFWSGSRQTHETGPYSKFRTELSDVWSISSGNVRTELRTPSTLHTITEE
- the LOC135546365 gene encoding glycerophosphodiester phosphodiesterase domain-containing protein 5-like isoform X1, with amino-acid sequence MGIVVTMAFSVSATAVLSEVWSKEWKTLLLSLQVTAPFLQVGGVLLMTLLSWPIALHFFRMNKRVHQVCLLGVYMSALFSLYLVPLAMYSPCIREAGTLWPKPTLLGHRGAPMLAPENTLMSFESAVEAGVDGFETDVTISADGVPFVMHDLTLQRTTNVEEVFPNRTHTPAALFTWSDVKQLNAGAWFLSWDPFGTVFSLSPEQRELAANQMVPSLDEVLDIANRAGRTVLFDLRQPPPGHPYRDNYLNITLDLIHKHINSSQVMWLPSDQREEIQQVDPELQQTAGQTASIQELQDNHITTLNLHYSTMSLQHVSKYRSVNISVNLYVVNQPWLYSLAWCSGASSVTTNNMLLKDIHTPLLLVTPEQYSVIWVLTDLVSAVLIVCVFIFHWWRERGLHFWSGSRQTHETGPYSKFRTDPVESGWGRWNPFHSESPTRALISLPLDLNP
- the LOC135546365 gene encoding glycerophosphodiester phosphodiesterase domain-containing protein 5-like isoform X3, whose amino-acid sequence is MSALFSLYLVPLAMYSPCIREAGTLWPKPTLLGHRGAPMLAPENTLMSFESAVEAGVDGFETDVTISADGVPFVMHDLTLQRTTNVEEVFPNRTHTPAALFTWSDVKQLNAGAWFLSWDPFGTVFSLSPEQRELAANQMVPSLDEVLDIANRAGRTVLFDLRQPPPGHPYRDNYLNITLDLIHKHINSSQVMWLPSDQREEIQQVDPELQQTAGQTASIQELQDNHITTLNLHYSTMSLQHVSKYRSVNISVNLYVVNQPWLYSLAWCSGASSVTTNNMLLKDIHTPLLLVTPEQYSVIWVLTDLVSAVLIVCVFIFHWWRERGLHFWSGSRQTHETGPYSKFRTDPVESGWGRWNPFHSESPTRALISLPLDLNP